The DNA window TTTTTGATGCACGTTTTCTTATGTTATCCGCCGATTCTTTTTTGGCCACAAGACCAGGCAGCGTTATATTATCAAAGACAGAAAGATTCTTTAACATCTGGGCATTCTGAAATACAAAACCCATTTTGTTTAATCGAAATCTAGCTAAATCCTCTTCCTGCATTTCGGATATGTTTGTACCGTCAAAATACACCCTGCCATCGCTAATGCTATCCATTCCACTAATACTATAGAGAAGCGTCGACTTACCTGAGCCGGATGGACCCATAACCGCAATGAATTCTCCTTTAGTGATTTCGAAAGAGATGTCATGTAAAATCTGTGTATCTTTAAATGACTTACTAATCTTCTCAACTTTTATCATGGCTCTAAGCTCCCTATTCCATTATTTGATCTCTGATTGAAAAGCCTTTGACAACTCTGGTTCCTAGAATCACTGTAATGAAGACTACAAGCAACTGCGTTGCAGGGTAGACCAGATAGGCTGTTAATGGTTCAACTAACATCGTTATGTGGGATGCACCCATCGCTGAAAGCATCCATCCGAAAATAACCTCTCCCAAAGAGTTCGCGAGAATCGTCCCGACTATGATTGCTACAAATTGAATCGTAAGAATTCTAATTCCGAACTGTATCCTAATGTCACGATTGGAAAAACCAATCGCTTTCTTGATTGCGATGGCACTATGCTCCCTAGCCGTGATAAGCTGCAAGAACATTACGCTGATCAGCATAATTAACAGTAATGAAATCACGATAGCTGCACCTTCCACCAGGCTCATATTATCCTTAATGCCACCAAGTGTCTGTGACACGAACTCGCTGATTGGAGTTATTTTGATGTCTGTCAGAACGCTTCTCAATTCATCACTCTTTGTCTGAACCGTGACACCCTCTTTGACATTCAAATAAATATAATAGACTTCGATATCATCTTCCTTAAAATCAATAGCGGCTTTGGCCGTCTTTCCACCATAAGTTATATCCTGATAAATGCCACTTACGATAAACCTAAGTTCTTCTCCTTGATAAATCACAGTGAGGGAATCGCCAACTTCTTTTCCCAATTCCTTCGCATTCAGATATGATAGTGCAATTCCTTTATTATCCTCTGGGGCACTTCCCTTGAGATACTCCAATGGGAAGACAGATTCATCTCCATTTTGTACTCTAATGTATTCCCATTCCCCATCAGCATTCTGAATCTGTACGTATCCATTTCGATAAACTGCATATTTTTCAATTTCGGAATCATTCTTCAGATAGGATAAGGCGGCCTCTTTTTGTTCCGTCAATTTCTCGTTGTATTGTATATCTATACGAATATCGCTTTGTCCTACCCCCATATACGTCATGAAAGACGGATGATCAATCGTATTCTTCATGTTCATCGGAACCAGAATCAAGAAC is part of the Paenibacillus segetis genome and encodes:
- a CDS encoding ABC transporter ATP-binding protein, whose product is MIKVEKISKSFKDTQILHDISFEITKGEFIAVMGPSGSGKSTLLYSISGMDSISDGRVYFDGTNISEMQEEDLARFRLNKMGFVFQNAQMLKNLSVFDNITLPGLVAKKESADNIRKRASKIMKRMEIEGIEARDIREVSGGQLQRASICRAMINNPKILFLDEPTGALNSEATDQVLAILDDLNRDGMTIMTVTHDPRVAAKARKVLYMRDGQIAASKEFSVGADRDRELDEWLKNLKTKA